The following coding sequences are from one Nonlabens arenilitoris window:
- a CDS encoding metallophosphoesterase family protein, producing MKILLLSDTHSHIDNFIIKYIHQADEVWHAGDIGDLKVTDQIAAIKPLRAVWGNIDDDKARMQFPENNRFICEGMDIWITHIGGYPGRYNQRVKPEIFNNPPDIFICGHSHILKVVNDKKINCLHMNPGAIGMHGFHKKRTMLRFEINEGKISNLELIEKDR from the coding sequence ATGAAAATTCTATTACTTTCAGACACACATAGTCATATCGATAACTTTATCATTAAGTATATTCATCAAGCCGATGAAGTATGGCATGCTGGCGATATAGGAGATTTAAAGGTCACTGACCAAATAGCTGCTATCAAGCCACTACGTGCCGTGTGGGGTAATATTGACGATGATAAAGCAAGAATGCAATTTCCAGAAAACAATCGTTTTATATGTGAAGGGATGGATATATGGATAACACACATAGGCGGTTATCCCGGCAGGTACAATCAACGAGTTAAACCAGAAATATTTAACAATCCACCAGATATTTTTATTTGCGGTCACTCACATATTCTTAAAGTAGTCAACGATAAAAAAATCAATTGTCTTCACATGAATCCAGGCGCCATAGGCATGCACGGTTTTCATAAAAAACGCACAATGTTAAGGTTTGAAATCAATGAAGGCAAGATTTCAAATCTAGAATTAATTGAGAAGGATCGCTAG
- a CDS encoding DUF3667 domain-containing protein, which translates to MKTCKNCTTRYSNKFNFCPHCGAQWLDYRLTPRKITTEFTERYLGTENVFIKTCITLFKYPEDVINGYITGQRKKYVNVINFFFISLTLFGIHIFVLKNFYPELLGFDNISSNEKNAQEYLSYLYDYMGLLTSIFIPFYALTGWVTFYKRSYNFVEHLVLFGYVFGLINLVTVLLTPVIIMTSMNYFQMSSILSVFSFILIGWYYKRIFKLSFWKTVWKTILMTFLYFIVQSVITLIIGIIVIAGIVIFYPDLLEGININLNGTQL; encoded by the coding sequence GTGAAAACATGTAAAAACTGCACAACTAGATACTCAAATAAATTCAACTTTTGTCCACATTGTGGTGCGCAATGGTTGGACTACAGACTTACACCTCGTAAAATAACTACTGAGTTTACTGAGCGTTATTTAGGTACAGAGAATGTATTCATTAAAACCTGCATAACTCTATTTAAATATCCTGAAGATGTTATTAACGGTTATATCACAGGACAACGTAAAAAGTACGTAAATGTGATTAACTTCTTCTTTATTAGTCTAACACTATTTGGAATACACATATTTGTACTTAAAAATTTCTACCCAGAATTATTAGGCTTTGACAACATATCTTCAAATGAGAAAAATGCACAAGAATACCTGTCCTACCTCTATGATTATATGGGACTCTTAACCTCTATATTTATACCTTTTTATGCACTAACCGGCTGGGTAACCTTTTATAAAAGATCTTATAATTTTGTTGAACACCTTGTATTATTTGGTTATGTATTTGGGTTAATAAATCTAGTAACGGTCTTATTGACACCCGTTATAATTATGACATCTATGAATTATTTTCAAATGTCTTCAATTCTATCCGTTTTCTCTTTTATATTGATAGGATGGTACTATAAAAGGATATTTAAATTATCATTTTGGAAAACGGTTTGGAAAACTATTTTAATGACCTTTTTATATTTTATTGTACAATCGGTGATCACCTTAATTATTGGGATAATAGTTATCGCAGGAATAGTGATTTTTTATCCTGATTTATTAGAAGGAATTAATATCAACTTAAATGGAACGCAACTGTAA
- a CDS encoding OmpP1/FadL family transporter — MKKSIILCACLLGAVSSYGQTIADGLLYGQQGSYGTARYRSMSGAFGALGGDLTAIGSNPAGSVIFTNHYASVSLGYTGNQTESSFNSTFAEDNDNDFTLNQAGAVLVYKNQNENAAVTKFSFGLNYDDTRNYDNNLFIAGSNNISISEYFLSFANGVELDNFQLRPDETVSGLYRFLGEDQGFGTQQGFLGYQSFVIDAVDNNDEFNTAYISNTGSGTFEQQLSQNSSGYQSKLSFNGALVIKNKLSLGLNINTHYIDYQRSTSFSEQNNNGALVDAVRFNNYLDVQASGISLQVGAIAKLTDAIRVGAAYESPTWYDVEESITQSVSARRADGSGGTITEIIDPNVVNVFAPYDLRTPGSISGSFAYIFGKKGLISLDYSSKNYSNLKFKPSSDPLFAENNQQITEELTNAGTLRIGGEYRVSNWSLRAGYRNEQSPYKNKDIMDDLTGYSLGLGYTWGQTTLDISYDRAERDYSQQLFESGLTSSAAINNVQNNIIATIGFNF; from the coding sequence ATGAAAAAATCAATAATATTATGCGCTTGCCTTTTAGGCGCAGTAAGCAGTTATGGACAAACTATAGCAGATGGATTATTATATGGTCAACAAGGCTCATATGGAACTGCTCGATACCGTAGCATGAGCGGAGCCTTTGGCGCTCTAGGAGGAGACCTTACAGCTATAGGGAGCAATCCAGCAGGATCTGTCATATTTACTAATCATTACGCAAGCGTTTCTTTAGGATACACGGGCAACCAGACAGAGAGCAGTTTCAATAGTACTTTTGCAGAAGATAATGACAACGACTTTACTTTAAATCAAGCCGGCGCAGTTCTAGTTTATAAAAATCAAAACGAGAACGCAGCTGTTACTAAATTCTCTTTTGGACTTAATTATGATGACACTCGCAATTATGACAATAACTTATTTATAGCAGGATCAAATAATATTTCTATATCGGAATATTTCTTGAGTTTTGCGAATGGTGTTGAGCTAGACAACTTTCAATTGAGACCCGACGAAACCGTGTCTGGTCTTTATCGATTTTTAGGTGAAGACCAAGGATTTGGCACTCAACAGGGCTTTTTGGGATATCAATCATTTGTTATTGATGCCGTTGATAATAACGATGAATTCAATACTGCTTATATCTCTAATACTGGTAGTGGTACGTTTGAACAACAATTATCACAAAATTCCTCGGGATATCAGAGTAAACTATCTTTTAATGGAGCGTTAGTGATAAAAAATAAATTAAGTTTAGGTCTTAACATTAATACTCACTACATAGATTATCAGCGTTCTACATCATTTTCAGAACAGAATAATAATGGAGCATTAGTAGATGCTGTAAGATTCAATAATTATCTAGATGTTCAGGCCTCTGGTATTTCTCTTCAAGTAGGAGCTATAGCAAAGTTAACAGACGCTATAAGAGTAGGAGCAGCTTATGAATCACCTACTTGGTACGATGTTGAAGAGTCAATCACACAATCTGTATCTGCAAGACGTGCTGATGGTAGTGGTGGTACTATAACAGAAATCATCGACCCTAATGTGGTAAATGTTTTTGCCCCTTATGATTTAAGAACACCAGGAAGTATAAGTGGAAGTTTTGCTTACATTTTTGGTAAAAAAGGATTAATAAGTTTAGACTACAGCTCTAAAAATTATTCTAATTTAAAATTTAAGCCTTCTAGTGATCCTCTTTTTGCAGAAAACAATCAACAAATTACTGAAGAATTAACTAACGCTGGAACATTGCGTATAGGTGGAGAATACCGAGTTAGCAATTGGTCATTAAGAGCAGGTTATCGCAATGAACAGTCTCCTTATAAAAACAAAGATATCATGGATGATCTTACCGGATATAGCTTGGGTTTAGGATACACATGGGGACAAACTACGCTAGACATCTCTTACGATCGTGCTGAAAGAGACTATAGCCAGCAATTATTTGAATCTGGCTTAACTTCTAGCGCAGCAATTAACAATGTTCAAAACAACATCATCGCCACGATTGGATTCAATTTTTAA
- the rpsT gene encoding 30S ribosomal protein S20 → MANHKSALKRIRRNEVARLRNKYQHKTTRNAIKKLRETEDKSEAQKLYVEVTSMVDKLAKRNIIHDNKASNIKSKLAKFVNAL, encoded by the coding sequence ATGGCAAATCATAAAAGTGCTTTAAAGAGAATTAGAAGAAACGAAGTGGCTCGACTTAGAAATAAGTATCAGCACAAAACAACTCGTAATGCAATTAAAAAATTACGTGAGACTGAGGATAAGTCTGAAGCTCAAAAACTTTATGTAGAAGTTACTTCTATGGTTGATAAACTTGCAAAGCGCAATATCATTCATGATAATAAGGCTTCTAATATTAAGTCTAAGCTTGCAAAGTTTGTTAATGCTCTATAG
- a CDS encoding DUF3667 domain-containing protein: MERNCKNCGSLVYAGKSYCADCGAKWIEKRITMRNVGVDFADMYLGIDTKFGRNFIDLFTKPHQVINGYIKGARMNYVDAIRYVFIAIFMSGIYMYVVKTFDIDITAGLANNDEFYRSLGYTEEKIAETNKINGHVFDFITKYQGLIVFMTLPILALIGRITFWRNRQYNFTEHLVFHMYTYSHFVIFTTPISILLSFIDVDILMIWSMLAYPMLFAYNTYCYKKCMYLNWQEAILKALIAIIVSVVLAIITFMAGMIFTIIGVIIYKKYINPV; the protein is encoded by the coding sequence ATGGAACGCAACTGTAAAAACTGTGGCAGTCTTGTATATGCTGGTAAATCATATTGCGCAGATTGCGGTGCAAAATGGATTGAAAAACGTATAACAATGCGCAATGTAGGTGTAGATTTTGCAGACATGTATCTGGGAATAGACACTAAATTTGGTCGTAATTTTATAGACCTTTTTACTAAACCACATCAGGTTATTAATGGCTACATAAAAGGCGCTCGTATGAATTATGTGGATGCAATACGCTATGTATTTATAGCTATTTTTATGAGTGGTATCTACATGTATGTTGTTAAAACATTTGATATAGATATTACCGCTGGATTAGCTAACAATGATGAATTCTATAGATCCTTAGGCTATACAGAAGAAAAAATTGCCGAGACTAATAAAATAAATGGACATGTCTTTGATTTTATTACAAAGTATCAAGGTCTGATCGTATTTATGACTTTACCTATTCTGGCCTTAATAGGTCGCATTACCTTCTGGCGCAATAGGCAATATAATTTTACAGAGCATCTGGTCTTTCATATGTACACCTATAGCCATTTTGTGATTTTTACGACACCTATCTCTATATTATTAAGTTTTATTGACGTTGATATATTGATGATCTGGTCTATGCTGGCCTATCCTATGCTATTTGCTTACAATACGTATTGCTATAAAAAATGTATGTATTTGAACTGGCAAGAAGCTATTCTCAAAGCACTTATCGCAATCATCGTTTCAGTAGTTCTTGCTATAATCACCTTTATGGCTGGCATGATTTTTACCATTATAGGTGTTATTATTTATAAAAAATATATAAATCCGGTATAG
- the rho gene encoding transcription termination factor Rho has translation MFQIADLKSKKLPELQEIAKGLNVPKYKQLRKLDLVYKILDLQAANPDVVKKLDVVTTPTASDKAPTSEKKEAPKQQRKPNPRPRKAAAKKEEVKETATTSKKEDSEKKEVAPKKEPRTPRTKQNDNRNEKSDRSNDKKIKNAQSDKNDKRNDQNNDRNDRNDRNNRNKNQRNNNQNNVPKGNKDTRNRYRDPDFEFDGIIESEGCLDMMPDGYGFLRSSDYNYLASPDDIYVSQSQVRLFGLKTGDTVLGMVRPPKEGEKYFPLIKIIKINGLDPSVVRDRVSFEHLTPLFPDEKFNIADRQSSLSTRIMDLFAPIGKGQRGMIVAQPKTGKTMLLKDIANAIAANNPEVYQLVLLIDERPEEVTDMQRNVDGEVIASTFDKEAHDHVKVANIVLEKAKRMVECGHDVVILLDSITRLARAYNTVQPASGKVLSGGVDANALHKPKRFFGAARNIEGGGSLTIIATALTETGSKMDEVIFEEFKGTGNMELQLDRNISNRRIFPAIDLTSSSTRRDDLLLDEQAIKHMWILRKYLADMNAVEAMEFISQRMKQTRNNEEFIATMNS, from the coding sequence ATGTTTCAAATCGCTGATTTAAAATCAAAAAAGCTACCTGAATTACAGGAAATAGCTAAAGGACTTAACGTACCTAAATACAAGCAGCTCAGAAAATTAGACCTAGTATACAAAATTCTAGATCTGCAAGCCGCAAATCCAGATGTAGTAAAAAAACTAGATGTAGTGACAACACCTACTGCATCAGACAAAGCACCTACATCAGAGAAAAAAGAAGCTCCTAAACAACAACGCAAGCCTAACCCTAGACCTAGAAAAGCGGCTGCTAAGAAAGAAGAAGTAAAAGAAACCGCTACAACTTCTAAAAAAGAAGATTCAGAGAAAAAAGAGGTAGCCCCTAAAAAAGAGCCTAGAACACCACGTACAAAGCAGAATGATAATCGTAACGAGAAATCAGACCGCTCAAATGACAAAAAGATTAAAAACGCACAAAGCGATAAAAACGATAAACGTAATGATCAAAATAATGATCGTAACGATAGAAATGATCGCAATAACCGTAATAAAAATCAGCGCAACAATAACCAAAACAACGTACCTAAAGGGAATAAAGACACCCGTAATCGCTATCGCGATCCCGACTTTGAGTTTGATGGAATCATTGAAAGTGAAGGATGTCTAGACATGATGCCAGATGGGTATGGGTTCTTGCGCAGCAGCGATTATAATTACCTAGCATCACCAGATGATATTTATGTCTCGCAGTCACAGGTGCGCCTTTTCGGACTTAAAACCGGTGATACGGTACTAGGAATGGTGCGACCACCTAAAGAAGGAGAAAAATATTTTCCTCTTATCAAAATCATCAAGATTAACGGACTAGATCCTAGTGTAGTTAGAGATAGAGTTTCTTTTGAACATTTGACTCCTTTATTTCCAGATGAGAAATTTAATATTGCAGATCGTCAATCCTCACTCTCTACTCGCATAATGGATCTTTTTGCCCCTATCGGTAAAGGTCAACGTGGAATGATTGTAGCACAACCTAAAACAGGAAAAACGATGTTATTAAAAGACATCGCTAATGCCATTGCTGCAAATAACCCAGAAGTATATCAACTTGTTTTATTAATTGATGAACGTCCAGAGGAAGTAACCGATATGCAACGTAATGTAGACGGTGAAGTAATTGCATCGACTTTTGATAAAGAAGCACATGACCATGTTAAAGTGGCCAATATCGTCTTGGAAAAAGCAAAGCGCATGGTAGAGTGTGGACATGACGTAGTTATTTTACTGGATTCTATTACCCGTCTTGCAAGAGCTTATAACACTGTACAACCAGCTAGTGGTAAAGTACTATCAGGTGGTGTGGATGCAAATGCGTTACATAAGCCTAAACGTTTCTTTGGTGCAGCACGTAATATTGAAGGCGGTGGATCCTTAACCATTATTGCTACCGCACTTACTGAAACTGGATCTAAAATGGATGAGGTAATCTTTGAAGAATTTAAAGGAACTGGTAATATGGAATTACAGTTAGATCGTAATATTTCCAACAGACGTATCTTCCCAGCGATTGACTTAACATCTTCATCTACAAGGCGTGACGACCTGTTATTAGACGAACAAGCTATTAAACACATGTGGATATTGAGAAAGTATCTAGCAGATATGAATGCAGTAGAGGCTATGGAGTTTATATCTCAAAGAATGAAACAAACTCGTAATAACGAAGAATTCATTGCAACGATGAATAGTTAA
- the truA gene encoding tRNA pseudouridine(38-40) synthase TruA gives MLEKRRYFIELAYDGTAYHGWQRQPQSISVQEVLEDGLCKMLRDKIIIQGAGRTDAGVHAAFMVAHFDYAGEIDLEHLVYRLNRWLPGDIAVYEVKPVVENAHARFHAYKRSYEYHFLLRPDPFQVMQAYVLFRKPDFKLMQEAAAILPEYKDFECFSRSNTDVKTYICDLSEAYFEFKEHKVIFHITANRFLRNMVRAVVGTLLDIGYGKKTIDDLRDIIASKKRSNAGASAPAGGLFLTKIHYPEELFL, from the coding sequence ATGCTAGAGAAGAGACGTTATTTTATAGAGTTGGCCTATGATGGAACAGCTTATCATGGGTGGCAACGACAGCCACAAAGTATATCTGTGCAAGAAGTTCTAGAAGATGGATTGTGTAAAATGCTAAGGGATAAAATTATTATCCAAGGAGCTGGTAGGACTGATGCTGGTGTGCATGCAGCTTTTATGGTAGCTCATTTTGATTATGCAGGAGAAATAGATTTAGAACATTTAGTATATAGATTGAATAGATGGTTGCCCGGCGATATTGCAGTTTATGAGGTAAAGCCCGTGGTAGAAAATGCGCATGCGCGATTCCATGCTTATAAAAGGTCTTATGAATATCATTTTTTACTGAGACCGGATCCATTTCAAGTCATGCAGGCTTATGTTCTCTTTAGAAAACCAGACTTTAAATTAATGCAGGAAGCGGCAGCTATATTACCAGAATACAAAGATTTTGAATGTTTTTCAAGATCTAATACTGATGTGAAAACATATATATGTGACCTATCTGAGGCTTATTTTGAATTTAAGGAGCATAAAGTAATATTTCATATCACTGCTAATCGATTTTTGCGTAATATGGTTAGGGCAGTAGTAGGAACATTACTAGATATAGGTTATGGTAAAAAAACCATAGATGACTTGCGAGATATCATTGCTTCAAAAAAACGTAGCAATGCGGGAGCAAGTGCTCCTGCAGGAGGATTATTTCTTACTAAAATTCATTATCCAGAGGAGTTATTTTTATGA
- a CDS encoding DUF4293 domain-containing protein — MIQRIQTIYLLIAAAISGGLIFIVSLWIDGEGNEVVAMDESSYFGAFVASALLSLVAIFIYNNRKLQTVINRLNILLNLILLGVFVYRSLTMSGETAVSEKGIGMLLPIISIVFLVLANRAIRRDEQLVKSADRFR, encoded by the coding sequence ATGATTCAACGTATTCAAACTATATATTTATTAATTGCCGCAGCTATTTCTGGTGGTCTTATATTTATAGTAAGTTTATGGATAGATGGAGAAGGTAATGAAGTAGTGGCAATGGATGAGTCCAGTTATTTTGGTGCTTTTGTTGCTAGTGCATTATTATCATTAGTAGCTATTTTTATTTATAATAACAGAAAGTTACAAACGGTAATCAACCGTCTTAATATTTTATTGAACCTTATTTTGCTAGGAGTTTTCGTTTATCGATCGCTAACTATGTCTGGAGAAACGGCGGTTTCTGAGAAAGGCATTGGGATGCTTTTACCTATCATATCTATCGTTTTTTTAGTTCTGGCTAACAGAGCTATTCGTAGGGATGAGCAACTCGTAAAATCTGCAGATCGTTTTCGTTAA
- a CDS encoding ABC transporter ATP-binding protein — protein MASTTGNAFNFKLFKRLISYTKPYRATYYFVAISAILLSGLAIAMPYLIKVLIDDYIIPQELSGIYIVICVMVAALLLEVLLQFSFIFYANWLGQQVIRDLRLKLFSHMLSFKMKYFDKSAVGKLVTRAVSDIETIASIFSQGLFVIISDLLKMLVVLGFMAISSWQLTLVSLIVMPFILYATRVFQKAMKKAFEDVRNQVSNLNSFVQERVTGMKIVQIFNREKVEYQQFKEINNRHRNAWVKTVWYNSIFFPIAEMASSITIALIVFLGFKLMVSSDTLEEASLQIGTIVMFIQLAQMLFRPLRQIADKFNTLQMGMVAANRVFGILDTDSTIENTGNVKASHLKGEIVFDDVKFSYVDDELVLKGISFKVDPGNTVAIVGATGAGKSTIINLLSRFYEINDGDILIDGVNTKDYDLYSLRSEIAVVLQDVFLFADTILNNITLNEASITEDDVINAAKEIGVHKFISSLPGGYHYNVKERGVMLSSGQRQLIAFLRAYVSNPSILVLDEATSSVDGYSEQLIQEATEKITKNRTSIVIAHRLATIKKADKIIVMDAGQIVEIGSHFELLQKTDGYYKNLYEVQFAQEEVA, from the coding sequence ATGGCATCTACTACAGGTAATGCATTTAACTTCAAATTGTTTAAGAGATTGATCTCTTACACAAAACCCTACAGAGCTACTTATTACTTTGTTGCAATTTCTGCAATATTGCTGTCTGGTCTTGCTATTGCAATGCCGTATTTAATCAAAGTATTAATTGATGACTATATCATCCCTCAAGAATTAAGTGGTATTTACATAGTAATTTGTGTAATGGTCGCTGCATTGTTGTTAGAGGTGCTGTTACAATTCTCTTTCATATTTTATGCAAACTGGCTGGGGCAACAAGTTATTAGAGATTTAAGATTAAAGCTATTCAGTCATATGCTTAGTTTTAAGATGAAGTATTTTGATAAAAGTGCTGTAGGTAAATTAGTAACTAGAGCAGTTAGTGACATAGAGACTATAGCAAGTATTTTTTCACAAGGTTTATTTGTAATCATTTCAGACCTATTAAAAATGCTAGTAGTACTTGGTTTTATGGCTATTTCTAGTTGGCAGTTGACTTTAGTCTCTTTAATAGTAATGCCATTTATTTTATATGCCACTCGTGTTTTTCAAAAAGCTATGAAAAAAGCCTTTGAAGATGTGCGCAACCAAGTAAGTAACTTAAACTCTTTTGTGCAAGAACGGGTGACAGGAATGAAGATTGTTCAAATCTTTAATCGTGAAAAAGTAGAGTATCAACAATTTAAGGAAATCAATAATCGACACCGTAATGCATGGGTAAAGACAGTATGGTATAACTCTATATTTTTTCCGATTGCTGAAATGGCCTCTAGCATTACCATTGCTTTAATAGTTTTTCTAGGTTTTAAGTTAATGGTTTCTAGTGATACATTAGAAGAAGCTAGTTTACAGATAGGTACTATTGTGATGTTTATACAACTCGCTCAAATGCTCTTCAGACCATTGCGTCAGATCGCAGATAAATTTAATACCTTACAAATGGGTATGGTAGCCGCAAATAGAGTATTTGGTATATTAGATACTGATTCTACTATTGAAAATACAGGAAATGTAAAGGCGTCACATCTTAAAGGTGAGATTGTTTTTGATGACGTTAAATTTAGTTATGTTGATGATGAGTTAGTCCTAAAAGGAATCAGCTTTAAGGTTGATCCTGGTAATACGGTAGCTATTGTAGGTGCCACTGGTGCTGGTAAATCAACTATCATTAATCTACTGTCTAGATTTTATGAAATTAATGATGGAGATATTTTAATAGATGGTGTTAATACAAAGGACTATGATTTGTATAGCTTGCGATCAGAAATAGCAGTGGTTCTTCAAGATGTTTTCTTATTTGCAGATACTATACTTAATAATATAACGCTCAACGAAGCTAGTATAACTGAGGATGACGTCATAAATGCAGCCAAGGAAATAGGTGTCCATAAATTTATTTCATCATTGCCAGGTGGTTACCACTACAATGTTAAAGAACGCGGTGTGATGTTGAGTTCTGGTCAACGACAATTAATTGCTTTTTTAAGAGCATATGTTTCTAATCCTAGTATTCTTGTACTTGATGAGGCAACTAGCTCTGTAGATGGTTATAGTGAGCAGTTGATACAAGAAGCTACAGAAAAGATAACAAAAAACCGCACCTCTATCGTGATTGCACACAGACTCGCTACCATTAAAAAAGCTGATAAAATTATTGTAATGGATGCAGGTCAAATTGTTGAAATTGGTTCGCATTTTGAGCTTCTTCAAAAAACAGATGGGTATTATAAGAATCTTTACGAGGTGCAGTTTGCACAAGAAGAGGTCGCATAA
- the proS gene encoding proline--tRNA ligase, translating to MGKNLTSRSEDYSKWYNELVVKADLAENSAVRGCMVIKPYGYAIWEKMQAELDRMFKETGHQNAYFPLFVPKSLFEAEEKNAEGFAKECAVVTHYRLQNDPDNPGKLRVDPEAKLEEELVVRPTSEAIIWNTYKGWIQSYRDLPLLINQWANVVRWEMRTRLFLRTAEFLWQEGHTAHSTKKEAIAEAEQMNDIYAEFAQNFMAIPVVKGLKTESERFAGADETYCIEALMQDGKALQAGTSHFLGQNFAKAFDVKFTSKEGKQEYVWATSWGVSTRLMGALIMTHSDDKGLVLPPNLAPNQVVIVPIFKTEDQFDEITNVVTPLMKTLRSKGVTVKYDKRDTLRPGAKFAQHELQGVPLRIAIGARDLENGTVELARRDTLTKEIATLEGIEDKVVALLKEIQSSLYDRALEYKNTHTTKVDTFEEFKNVLETKGGFVSAHWDGTIETEDKIKEITKATIRCVPLDSENEEGKCVFTGNISLKRVLFAKAY from the coding sequence ATGGGAAAGAACTTAACCAGTAGAAGTGAAGACTATTCAAAATGGTATAATGAGCTAGTTGTCAAAGCCGATCTAGCGGAAAACAGTGCGGTTAGAGGATGTATGGTTATCAAGCCATATGGTTATGCTATATGGGAGAAGATGCAGGCAGAATTAGATCGAATGTTTAAGGAGACAGGTCATCAAAATGCTTATTTTCCACTTTTCGTTCCTAAAAGTCTTTTTGAGGCTGAAGAGAAAAATGCTGAAGGCTTTGCTAAGGAATGCGCCGTTGTTACTCATTATCGATTACAGAATGATCCAGATAATCCTGGAAAGTTAAGGGTAGATCCTGAAGCTAAACTTGAAGAGGAATTAGTTGTTAGGCCTACTAGTGAGGCAATAATTTGGAATACCTATAAAGGTTGGATTCAGTCCTATAGAGATTTACCATTATTAATTAATCAATGGGCAAATGTCGTTAGATGGGAGATGCGTACTAGATTATTCTTGCGTACAGCTGAGTTTTTATGGCAAGAAGGTCATACAGCTCATTCAACTAAAAAAGAGGCAATAGCTGAGGCAGAACAAATGAATGATATCTATGCCGAATTTGCTCAAAATTTTATGGCTATACCTGTGGTTAAAGGACTAAAGACGGAAAGTGAACGTTTTGCGGGTGCAGATGAAACGTATTGTATTGAAGCTTTAATGCAAGATGGGAAAGCGCTACAAGCAGGGACTTCACATTTCTTAGGACAGAATTTTGCTAAGGCTTTTGATGTGAAATTCACATCAAAAGAAGGAAAACAAGAGTATGTGTGGGCAACGTCATGGGGTGTTTCTACTCGTCTAATGGGTGCTTTAATAATGACTCATAGTGATGATAAAGGTTTAGTACTACCACCAAACCTAGCGCCTAATCAGGTGGTGATTGTGCCTATTTTTAAAACAGAGGATCAATTTGATGAAATTACTAACGTGGTTACTCCATTAATGAAAACTTTACGATCAAAAGGTGTAACTGTTAAATATGACAAAAGAGATACGTTAAGGCCAGGTGCTAAATTTGCTCAACACGAGTTACAAGGTGTGCCATTAAGAATTGCTATAGGAGCTAGGGATCTTGAGAATGGTACAGTTGAATTAGCTAGACGAGATACATTAACTAAAGAGATAGCTACCTTAGAAGGGATAGAAGATAAAGTGGTGGCTTTATTAAAAGAAATACAGTCATCATTATATGATAGAGCATTGGAATATAAAAACACTCATACAACAAAAGTAGACACGTTTGAGGAGTTCAAAAATGTACTTGAAACAAAAGGTGGATTTGTTTCTGCGCATTGGGATGGTACAATTGAGACAGAAGATAAAATAAAAGAGATTACTAAAGCTACAATTAGATGTGTGCCTTTAGATTCTGAAAATGAGGAAGGTAAGTGTGTTTTTACGGGAAATATATCTTTAAAAAGAGTGTTATTTGCTAAGGCTTATTAA